In one Colletotrichum destructivum chromosome 2, complete sequence genomic region, the following are encoded:
- a CDS encoding Putative CCAAT-binding factor, translating into MAKSKRQSAGTTSQPERLNDQSLSSLTAKIEKNLSNPSKVDDSKKNKKRKHASDEPSASHHQRKKQAHARDNSTHDGKGAQTKPKGKKGGPLTRDDLLEEIRALGGDEEDLKLIGDVDSDQEEAAGEAASISNDPVDGKLQNELAAFAAQLGLQQYHEEATASDLDGDDNVDEDNDQLDEDDPIAEFKTANSFTQQLPSQEPTRKDAKDGTKKQFIFEPRSDWHGAELSQLPEPTSAEVDGSLGTVNALKTHALALLEADALAYTRSVLASSSRKFLSTIMSSGTLSDKVSALTLAIQESPLHNVKAFESLLGLAAKRSRAQAIGALGALVDLLGPGLVLPPNRRLRTFQTQPGLIGTLQRSPVRSWNSSQPLPGRLTEAHLVQWAYEDWLKTSYFRVIQLLEVWCNDEIEYSRTRSLDFVYGLLKDKPEQETNLLRLLVNKLGDKDRKIASRVSYLLLQLQNTHPGMKQVVIKGIEQEVLLRPGQTFRAKYHATNTLNQTILSNREVGTAEALLRIYFDIFITLLNSSALGKASIEGQQEQVASGKESSVTTETADKLVTAVLTGINRAVPFVAAHDPILETQMDTLFRIAHSTNFNTSIQALILIQQISVSRQLESDRFYRTLYESLLDPRLANSSKQALYLNLLLRSLKADVDTRRIKAFAKRMLQILNMHQPAFACGLLYVVFQLRVQFPDLRALLEEPEDNDVEETAGSLVDQEQTKSVSRGTLYDGRKRNPEHSNAQNSCLWEIAPPLTHFHPSVSLLATSLFSDDKQMAKPDLESHSLIRFLDKFVYRSPKVAETARGASIMQPVRNPDSGSIWLAKRTGSAAAAPINTPNFWNKKIEQVAAEDIFFHEYFKQAGKKNEAGKKEAKPLASVPDEPEDDAEEDEIWKALTASHPDGPIDSDESDLDMDGFDDSDDDSDGGVVFSDGSGAELSDGGEVNEDVEGFEDEEDDDDEMGHGGEVSELAALPEEAMEASEKSKRASRSSKRKLKDLPMFASADDYAELLAQEEDI; encoded by the exons CTCAGCGAGCCATCACCAACGAAAGAAGCAAGCCCACGCGCGTGACAACTCAACACACGACGGCAAAGGAGCGCAGACCAAGCCAAAGGGCAAAAAGGGTGGCCCCCTCACTCGAGATGACCTCCTGGAAGAGATTCGTGCCctgggcggcgatgaggaagatctGAAGCTTATCGGAGATGTCGATTCGGACCAGGAggaagccgccggcgaggctGCCTCGATCTCTAACGACCCTGTCGACGGGAAGCTTCAAAACGAACTCGCTGCTTTCGCCGCTCAGCTCGGCCTCCAGCAGTACCACGAGGAAGCCACTGCCAGTGAcctcgacggggacgacAACGTTGACGAAGACAATGaccagctcgacgaggacgatccAATTGCCGAGTTCAAGACCGCCAACAGCTTCACCCAACAATTGCCCTCTCAAGAACCTACCCGCAAAGATGCCAAGGATGGGACCAAGAAGCAGTTC ATATTTGAGCCTCGCTCTGATTGGCACGGCGCCGAACTGAGCCAGCTTCCTGAGCCAACCTCTGCCGAAGTAGACGGTAGCCTCGGTACTGTCAACGCGCTTAAAACCCATGCATTGGCCCTCCTGGAGGCAGACGCGTTGGCGTATACCAGGAGCGTTCTAGCATCATCCTCCCGAAAGTTCTTGTCCACTATCATGTCTTCGGGAACCCTGTCCGATAAAGTGTCGGCACTCACCCTGGCCATTCAAGAGTCGCCTTTGCACAATGTTAAGGCCTTCGAATCGCTACTGGGACTCGCAGCCAAAAGGAGCCGTGCTCAGGCGATTGGAGCGCTGGGCGCGCTTGTCGATCTTCTCGGACCCGGCCTCGTCCTGCCTCCAAACAGAAGGTTGCGGACGTTCCAGACCCAGCCAGGCTTGATTGGAACACTGCAAAGATCGCCAGTCAGAAGCTGGAATTCCAGCCAGCCCCTTCCCGGTCGTCTGACGGAAGCGCATCTCGTTCAATGGGCATACGAAGATTGGCTGAAGACATCATATTTCAGGGTCATTCAGCTTCTCGAAGTATGGTGCAATGACGAGATTGAGTACTCTCGCACTCGTTCTCTGGATTTCGTCTACGGCTTGCTCAAAGACAAGCCGGAACAAGAGACGAATCTGCTGAGATTGCTGGTAAACAAACTTGGTGATAAGGATCGGAAGATTGCCTCAAGAGTCTCATATCTCTTGCTCCAACTTCAGAACACTCACCCGGGAATGAAGCAGGTCGTCATCAAGGGCATTGAGCAAGAGGTTCTTCTTCGGCCAGGCCAGACCTTCAGAGCAAAGTACCACGCCACGAACACCCTGAATCAGACAATTCTGAGCAACCGTGAAGTGGGCACGGCGGAAGCGCTTCTCCGTATCTACTTTGACATATTTATCACTCTTCTTAATAGCTCCGCCCTCGGAAAGGCCTCTATTGAAGGCCAGCAGGAGCAGGTGGCTTCAGGAAAGGAATCGAGCGTGACGACAGAAACGGCCGACAAGCTGGTCACTGCAGTACTGACAGGCATCAATCGCGCAGTGCCATTTGTAGCTGCGCATGACCCCAT TCTCGAGACTCAGATGGACACACTATTCCGGATTGCGCATTCTACAAATTTCAACACCAGTATCCAAGCACTCATCCTTATCCAGCAAATATCCGTATCAAGGCAGTTAGAATCAGATAGGTTCTACAGAACTCTGTACGAATCTTTGCTGGATCCCCGACTCGCCAACTCTTCAAAGCAAGCTTTGTACCTCAACCTGTTGTTGAGGTCTCTGAAGGCCGATGTTGATACGCGCCGGATCAAAGCCTTCGCAAAGAGGATGTTGCAGATTCTCAACATGCACCAGCCTGCTTTTGCTTGCGGCCTGTTGTATGTCGTTTTCCAGCTGCGCGTTCAGTTCCCCGACTTGAGGGCACTCCTTGAAGAGCCTGAGGACAATGACGTCGAAGAAACGGCCGGTTCACTAGTGGATCAGGAGCAAACCAAGTCCGTCTCTAGGGGAACATTGTACGACGGTCGCAAGCGGAACCCGGAGCATAGCAACGCGCAAAACAGTTGTCTCTGGGAAATT gcccccccccttacTCACTTCCACCCTTCCGTGTCGTTGCTCGCCACCAGCCTGTTTTCAGACGACAAGCAGATGGCCAAACCGGACCTAGAGAGTCACAGCCTGATTCGCTTCCTCGACAAGTTTGTGTACCGCAGTCCCAAGGTGGCAGAGACTGCCCGAGGAGCATCGATCATGCAGCCGGTGCGCAATCCGGACTCTGGCAGCATCTGGCTTGCCAAGAGGACTGGCTCGGCAGCTGCTGCGCCCATCAACACACCAAACTTCTGGAACAAGAAAATTGAGCAGGTCGCAGCAGAGGATATCTTCTTCCACGAGTACTTCAAGCAGGCGGGCAAGAAGAACGAGGCaggcaagaaggaggccaagccGTTGGCCTCCGTGCCggacgagcccgaggacgatgccgaggaggatgagatCTGGAAGGCGCTTACTGCTTCGCATCCCGACGGTCCGATTGACAGCGACGAGTCTGATCTTGACATGGACGGCTttgacgacagcgacgacgactcaGATGGTGGTGTTGTATTTTCCGATGGCTCCGGTGCCGAGCTGTCTGACGGCGGGGAGGTTAATGAGGACGTTGAGGGATtcgaagatgaggaggacgatgacgacgagatgGGCCATGGAGGAGAGGTTTCTGAACTTGCTGCGCTTCCTGAGGAAGCGATGGAGGCGAGCGAGAAGAGCAAGCGTGCTAGCCGGTCATCGAAGAGGAAACTCAAGGACCTTCCCATGTTCGCCTCTGCGGATGATTACGCAGAGCTGCTGGCCCAGGAAGAGGACATATGA